In Lolium perenne isolate Kyuss_39 chromosome 5, Kyuss_2.0, whole genome shotgun sequence, the sequence gcggcgggttttgttgtagcgcggcggcggcagcggttctgcggcggcggcgggttttgtcgtagcgcggcggcggcagcgggtctGCGGCAGCGGCGGGTTTTTGTCGtagcgcggcggcggcagcgggtctgcggcggcggcgggttttTGTGCGGCGGCGGCTAAAAGCGGCGGCGGCAGGTTGTAGTGTTTTGGTTGTAGGCGACGGCAGTGTTGACGAAGATGTCGATGAAGACCATGTTGATGTAGACCTTGGCGATGTAGTTAGCGATGTAGAACTCGACGTAGATCTTGGTGTAGTCGTACAGCTTGACGTAGTTGTTCGGGTCGATGTAGTCCAGCTTGTTGCAGTgtagatcgtcggcgttggtgaaATCGTGCTCGTGCTCGATGAAGATGGCGTGTTGGTGCTGTAGATCGGCGCGGCCTGCTGGCGATGTAGCTGCGCGGCTGCGCCTGCGTAGGATtgcatggcgttggtgaagttgTGCCCGAGCTGCATGTAGGGCGCGTGCGACTGCTTGCCGGCTCGATCGGCCGGCCGATGCACTTCTCGTCCAAGCACACAAGCACACCGCCCTCCTTCTCCACCGGATGAGAATTGGGATCTATGGATTTATTTGGTGTCTAATTTGATCTACGAAACGAATTGGATCTAGAGAAAAGTAGGAATTGGAAATTTTCGAAAATTGGATCTAATCTATGAACTCGAATTTGATCTAGGATCTAAACTAAAAACCGATCTAATCTTAGATTTTGATCGGGTGCCGCGCCCCCGAGGAGAGATCTCCCCGGGGGCGGTGCGATGCGGAAGTGGTGGGAGGACCTAGGATCGGCGCCGTGAGGctaaccgctctgataccatgtggaaAATATAGAACCCTAATTCTTGTGTGTTGTATTCCATGGCCCTTTGGAggtatatatagaggtacaaaGGGGAGGTAGACTTGGAGTACAAGATGGTACCAAATCCTAGTCTATCTCTATCCTAATATACACATATATAGTCTAACATATCACAGCTAATGCCTCGGAAAGTGTGGCAAGCTAATCTAATAACCATCTAGATACTTTTTGTCTTCCGTTAGTGAATGACTTTTGCTACTAATAAAGTTCAACTCAAATCAAGCCGACAATGCAAACATGCATTCAAAATTATTTCAGCACCAAATTCTCTTTGCGAAATGGGATTTTTTTATCTAGATACACTGGAACCCCTTTTTTTATGGCTTGTGAAACTCACAGTTCtatgttttgaggagaaaatatgAAAACATTCATGCGCGTAGGTATTGGGCAAGAACTTCCACGCACATGTCTCAACTGATAAACCTACGTGTCATGTGACCAAATGAAACTGTTTATATTCTCGGAGCCTTTGAAATGGTACACCATTCTTCAAAGATTACCACACATAGACAAGAtccaattctttttttttttttgcgaaccgACAAGATCCAATTCAAATCAAGAGCACATTGCAAACATACATTGAAGTTCATTTCACCACCGAATTTCTACCACCATTAAGCAGTTGTTGCCTGCATTGTGAGGCAGGTATACGTTATTCAACAAGAGGAAATTTCAAAAGCACAACAGAACGGCGAGACACGACGGACTTAATGCTTAGGTGGCGGAGTGAGCGCCGCCTTCAGCTTCAGCACTGTGGGCAGGTCAGTCTTGAAGGACTTGGCGAGCACGGCATCATCAATGCCGGTGCCGAACACCGTGACAGGAACGGACACGGTGCCCGCGTTGGCACTCCCGAATGCTGACAGCGCGATCGCAAGGTTGGACCCATGGTTAGACTGGTAGTGCACCAACCCCTTGGGGAAGACGAACATGTCTCCGGCAACCAGGTCCTTGGTGTAGAGCTTGCCGGCGGTGTCGACAAAGCCGACAGAGAGCGTACCCTCAATGACGAGTAGCAGCTCAGAGGCGCGCGGGTGGGTGTGCGTCGGGTTCACGGTGCCCGGCGGAAACCTGAGCTTGGCATACGACACGCTCTGCCCGTTGAGCGCAGGGAACTCGACCATGGAGGCCTTCTGCACCGTGAAGCTCGTCACTGGCAACTCCCAGCCACCGAAGCCGGTGTAGGTGAAGTAGTCGCCAGTGATGTTCATCGGCATGCCCCACATCATCGGCATGACGAAGTCTGTAAGAATGTCCGGGTCGCCGGCCACGACAGCCAGTGGCGTTGACACCAGGGCAACCACCAGCAGCACCAAAGAGTACAAGTTCATGGACGCCATGGCTTCTGAAGCTTATGTTGCTGCTGGTGCTTCTGCTTGTGGAGATGGTGAGTGAGGATGCAGTGCAATATATAAGCAGCTAGCAAGATATCCTTTTTCCTGAGCTAAGAAATGGAGGAAACAAGGAGGGAATAATGTTTCTTCTGATTATGTCACTTCTGGGAGGCGGCACAAGGTGATGCATAGAGATTAACAATTTGCTGGCAAAGATGACTAGCACACGACAGCACAGTTTTGCTAGACATCGGATGCATCAAAACTTGGTTCCTTTGGTGAAGTTGGCAACAAGAGCGGTTATTGTCTGAGCTCAGAGAATACGTCATGATTCAGTATGTTATTTCTGGACAAATACCTTCATCCTGCTGCAGTTCAGTCTATCGAGCTGAGAGTACAAAATTAGGTGTTTCAATTTCCGAAACAACTGCAGTGTAGACGCAAAAATGCAGGTAGCGTCATAACGAAATGTGCCAAATATATCTTAATTTACTGAAATTGCAGAATCGAAATGAAATCCAATTTGCTTCTGTTGATTCAGGATTCAGGCACAGACTTAATGCAAACTCTCCAACGCAGGAAAAATATCATCATATAATCATGTTTTCCAGCATCGCATGACAAAAAGATTATATGCACCATGATCTCAAACAATGTTGCACTCACAACTAGGGGATTACTGTGCTGACAACATTTTAGAGTTATAACAAAAATCTCATAACATTCCCAATCACTGGCCACAAAGTGCATCACACAAGGAAAACAGCCTGAATGTAATAACATCTTAAGTCTACTGGACTAGAACATCCACTGGATACATATGTGATCAAGTGTTAGTCGCCCTGGTGAAGATCTGCTGGCTGGAGTGAATTGACACCACCCTGACGAGCCCCCTCTCGACCAGATCCTTGATAGCCCTGCGAGCCAGAGAGCCATTGATCTGCAGGTACATAAATAGAGAATGAGTGAGATGTTGAGGATATGGAATAAATATCAACGAAATAACACTGATGACACACTAATATAGAGTGTGCTTAAGCATCCAGGAAGTGAGTTGTAATTATTAACATCCAGAACATGCCAGCACTAAGTAAATTTGATACCTAGACATGCTGTACTTAAAACAATCAGTTTTCTCCCACATGGAACTGTGGTTCCAACTAGCAATAATGCATTTATTTGAGACACAAACTTTGGATGTCAAGATGCAGCAAGAAATTCATGACGTGTTCATTTGAACATTAATTTCATACCAATTGTGAGGCCAAGCAAGTAACCGACACAAAACACTACTGACTGCACATGTCCAAAACCCATTATGCAAACTGTCATAAAAGGTGGGCAAATGGGCACATCAAATCGATTGCATCCTAATCTCTAACTTGGAGCAACATTTGAGAATGCAAGCCTTACACACCACGccgaacaaaaaaaaaatagcacCAATACAAGCTTATACGACGTTCTATGCAAGAGAACATTTGTTTCTTCTTCTACAGGTTGCTGCTCTTGGTGCCACTAAAACAGCAATTATTATTAGATTACAAGCCACAGACATAATCAACCATTCGAGACCAATCTCAATGCTAAGTGGGTCGAGTAACAAGTAATAACAAGATGCGGATCATGGACGTTACCCTGAGTCGCTCGGAGAGGACTGATGGCGTGATCTGCTTGTACTTGGGCGCCTCGGTGATGAGCTTGTCGTAGGTGGCCTGGTCGAAGAGCACCGCGTTGTTCACCTTCTCTTTTTGCTTACCCTTGCTCCACTTCTGCAACCACACGACAAACTCCGTGAGAGAGAATCATCAAGCAACAAACAAGGAGAGGGATAGGTGTGCGATTCGACCTTCTTCTTCTGCTTGCCGCCCCCGGACTTGGCGGGCTTGGAGGACGGCGGCGGGGCCTTCTCCTTCTTCGGGGCCTGCGAGGACAAGCGAGCGAGCGAGGTCAGGTCTCAGTATGCATCCGGGCTGCAGCTGCAGCTGCTGCGGGTGGATTGAGGCGGGCGTACCATGGCTGAGGCGGGCgacgcgacgaggaggaggcggcggcggcggcggcgaagtgGAGACGACGGGAGAGGATGGGTTGCGCTGAGGAGGGAGCACGTATATGTGTTGGGGGCTAGGGTTTTCCTGTGGGCTCCTGGGCATGGGCCTGGGCCTGTGGGAATTTATCCACCGAGTCCCTCCGTTCTGACGATGGATGTCTTCTGTCTACATATGTAGTGTAGggtttccctcaaaaaaaaaaaacatatgtAGTGTAGGGCATCTCCCAATGAAACATGAATATCCTTAATCACATTCAGACAATCTGAACCTTTGTATCCCTGTCACTTTGATTCAATAAAGCTTCTCATGTTCTCTAAAAAAAACATATGTAGGGCATCTTCTTTCTCTCAAAACATAATGTAGGGCATCTTTTCAACCTAAAAAAATGGAGTAAAATATATGAGACGTGGCGAAACTTGTCCGTATAATTCACATTCATCTTTGTACTTATGAAAGTGGAAATTGCGGTCCTTGAAGGCGTGCATGTGTGTCACTCTACGATCACCGTAGACGGTCCTTGTACGGATTGGTTGATGCGGCACTGTGGGACCTGTCTGGCAGTGGAAGCGCTGTGCTCGGGAGTTGTAGTTTTTACAGAAAGGCACCTGAAGATCAATGTTTGCAAAAGGCTCCCCGCTCCCACGAAAGCTGGCCAAGTGCTGGTGAAGCTTGCATCCCTAAGCGAGAGAATCGCGACGCGGGGATTTAGCAAATCTGGTCCTCGGCCCATTGCCGTAGCGACTGAGAACTACAGGCTGGGGGAGCGTTGAACTACACGCTGCCCATGCCACCAGCGTTCGGATCTACTACAACCAGCGCGTGCGTGGCCCTTGACCTTGCGGTCGCGCCGGAGCTGGATGACGATGGGGTCGGCGTGCTGGCGCTCTCTTGGAGCGTCGCGCAACTCGGCTGGGTCACTGTCTTGGTGGCATGCTCTCCTTCATCGGGCGCGCATTGTCACTACCGTGTCCATGTGCCGCAGCCATTGCCGGAGCTGTTCGGAGAACGTTCAGAGGAGATGTTTAGAGGAGATGAGGAACGAGAGGCAGGCCGAGCTTCACCGTTGGCATTCTTAGTGGGTGGGGACGTGGGAGCTGAAGGGGAAGGCCACCACGGCCGTCCGATCATCCCCGCCCTCTGTATCTCCTTCTGCTCCTGCCGCCACGGGAGGAGGTTGGCTATGGCCGGGAGCAACAGGAAGCGCGGGAGCCGCGGCGGAGAGCAGATCCACCAGGCCTAGGgtaggtctggggccaccaggcctccaccgacctcgcccttccgcctatataaagctcccgacgcaaaaaccctaaatcaatcagcCTCTGTTCCAGAAAAGTTCCGTAGGTTCACCGCCGCCgaagacaagatccgggggacataagtctctgttccggcaccctgccaaaaCGGGGAATTGTCCCCAGAGCCatcgccatcgactccaccgccatctccgtcatcgttgatgactcccatgatgaggagtgagtagttctccccgaggctgagggtctaccggtagctatgtggtttatctctctctcatggtgtgatctttatgtgatcatgcgttttgtaatctagatatcgttatgctattcaagtggattttacttatgtgatctccggagactccttgtctcaCGTGtggaaaggtgacagtgtgtgcaccgtgtgggtctcttagctaggctatatttcacagaatacttgttcactgaattatgatttgagttagatgtctctatgaaattgtggtgtgttagtacctcatatgaatgctcaaagtgacagcgtggggtgttcattagtacttggaaatacatctttaaggtttgcttttgcaaccCTACGCAATGAATTAGTGTTCATTATCCAACTAGAGAGTAGTtccgagtagcatagtgaagtgcaacCCTACGCAATGAATTAGTGTtcattatatttatattcctttataatatcattgttgagagtgaccactagtgaaagtatgatccctaggccttgtttccaaacatcaaatcaccgtttatttattaTTTTACTACACGTTTACTTGATGTCATATTTATTtctgattgttattaccactcatattcatccataacacttgtattttactatctcttcaccgaactagtgcacatatacacctcataagtgtattaggtgtgttggggacacaagagacttcttgtatcgtaattgcagggttgcttgagagggatatctttgatctctacctccctgagttcgataaaccttgggtgatccacttaagggaaacttgtggctgttctacaaacctctgcacttggaggcccaacactgtctacaagaatagaagcgtgcgtagaaatCAATGGTTCATGGATTTGGGggctttttcttgtttgaataataGGTGGATCGTTGCTATGTTCATTCATTAGGAGAAAGTTTTCAGATTACAAAGAACGAAAAGATTAGAGTGCCCTACTTAATTTGGTTGATTAGGCAATCAATTGGCTAATTTTCTCTTTCTTATCTAAAATACATATATTCCATTATGGGCTTGGTTGCTTGGATGCTTCTAAGCATTGAAGAACATGCATGCAGGCTTGTGAATGGCTGAAGGATTGAGAGGAAAAGTCAAAAGGCTTCTCAATGGGATCTTATGTGAGCGTAGTCCATACATTTCGGTGTTTGAGATTTGAATGTAGAAGAGGAACACATGGATATGTGCATCACTAATCCAGGGTCTGAGAAAAAATTGTGAATGTTAGGGGGCATGGCCCCTGCTAGTCCCCCCTCTTCCGCCATTGATTGCGACTAGGAATTCTACGGCCCTttagaaaaaaagagaaaaaaacatATTGACACCCCCTTAAAATCAGCTTCCCTATTTGGCTCTAGGGAAAAAAGAACTTCCCAATTTGATATCTAAACTTCATTTCTTCCCTCCGCtcacattgtcgtccattgcattACATTTTCCTTTAGTCATTTGTCTCTGGAGATGAAAATACCCCTAAATCAATTGGGTCAATGACCGATAATCAAACCAAGAGGAAATACTAGGGACGGGAACCTATAGACATAATCATCTCTCCTTTCCCTTTTCCTCGCGTACGCTCAACCATAGTGGCGGGGAGCTGGCTCGAAGTGGCTGCGATGGCTTCAGCTGATGGCGATGGACCGGACAATAAACGTTAATGCATTGTACCGATTATATTTATCATCCTCTCTAGATGATATGGACTCATAAAACAAGACATGTTTTCCCTattattgtacatgccctaagcaGATCTTCGCCTCCACAATGagtttttttttatttctctCGTCTCAGCTTCTTTCTTTGGATCAATCTTTGGATCAATGAAGACTTGGGCAACCTTGATCTTTTCACATATGATTGGTAGACAAACCCGATGCGGCGATGCATAGCTACCGCTGCGAGCTGGGGAATCCCACAATCCTTGCCAATTCTGTCTCGAATTGAATTGCGCAAAGCACGTACGTACAGGTCTCGAATTCAACTTGGACTCGGCTACTGATTGATTGGATCACTAGTACAAATACGCATCGGCCGTTGCCTCTTTGTTGCCCTGAATCTAATCCAGCCGCGCGCCACCACGAACGTACGCGCGCCTGAATCTCGTCACCGCCGATCGATGGACGCGATCTACGACGCCGACATGGTTGGCACTTGCGTGCCCCACAAACTGTTCTTCGACATCATACGCCGCCTCCCGCCGAGGGCGCTCGCTGTCTGCCGGGTCGTCTCCCGCAAGTGGCGCGCCACCGTCGACGACAACAACCTCCTCCCGGCCGACTGCAATAGGTTGTCTGTCACCTACTGTGGCATTAGCGACAGCAACTACCGTGCCCGCTGGAAGTCTTGCTCCATCGCCCCGACGGCAACGCCTAACGAAAGGCGCGATCATGGCGCCCCAGCTAAcgatgacaacaacaacaacaacaccaacctcTTCCCCACTGGCTTCAGCAACGTCGATGGAGGCCATTGGGTGTATAACTCCGTCGCCACGGCAGCAACGTCTTGGCCCAGAATAACTAACCGTTCTCGGATGCGTGACTTCTTCGCCTTCAGCAACTAGGGTGGCCGCTGGACCAGCTGGGAGTAATGCTTCATTGCCCCGACCACATCTTCTACCCTGAGAAGATGTGACAATGGGCGCATTCACGACGGCAAGACGAGCGTGGAGGCGAGGAGTAGGTCGGGAACATCATAGTGGTAGCAGTCTACTATATTATTTGTTGTTTTCGAATTTTTCTACTATATTATTTAAGACGATGTAATCCTTATGATCGTAACCTATTGAAAGACATTTAAAAAAATATTTTAGAGTTCAGTAAGGATAAATACTATTTACTCTTCCCCGTATTATTTGTGGGGTAACTCATAACCTTTGCCAAATATGACAGCTGTTTCCCTAATATCCACCCTAGTCAGATATTATATAGTCCTAGTGTACACAAATTTCCTTGGGCCGATTCCAAGCGGTAGTAAATACATGGAGTTTCGTTTCCGAGATCTAAATACACAGACTTACCAATTTTTGATTGACTTGAAAGGTCAAGTATGTAGCTTGCATGATCGTACGATTGCATCCACACAAGGATGTGCTCCTCCTATATCTGATAATCTGAAGCTATGTCTGTGGCATGCATACCATCTTTCCACCTCTAGAATGCAATATACTTGGACGTCGACCACACATTCCATTACCGCCCATGCTACTTTGACgacccccccaccccccccccccccacacacacacacaaaacatttAGCTATTTGTCTATCTCGCTACCAAAATTTGAAGCTCTCAACATCATATATGGCATCGGCACGTTTATTTGCCGAACTTATGCTCAAATTGGAGGGTGTGCTTGAGCCTATCGATGCCTACAAGGTAAATTCGCCCCTGCGTAGGGCTACTCCTGCTCGCTTGAAGAAACCTTAGCCATGCAAAAAAGTGTCAAAATATCGACCATTACGACATTACAATGCAGTTCCCATCGTCCAAATGCACACACATGATCAAAAAATATTCAGTTTTAAAAAAATATTCGTTAATTCAAAAGGCATTTATATTTTAAAATGGTTCACAAATAAATAAAGTTTTAGATTTTAAATATGGTTCAACGGGTAAAATGGTTCCAAAGTAAAAAGATGGTACAAATTCAAAAATGGTTCAACCGGTAAAATTGTTCTAAAAATATAAActagttcaaattcaaaaaatgatTCGCCAGGTAAATTGTTCCAAAAAATAAatagttcaaattcaaaaaatggTTCACCATGGTTCACAGATTCAGAAAATGGAAGAGAAATAAATCTAAATGCCTACTAGTCGATGCTATGTTAAAACGACCAGCATACAAACATAATCGAGGGCCGGCCCATTGGAACGCACGCTTGGTTTGGTATGGTACTACTGGGACTCGATTAGGGACTCAATCTCGATTGCTACATATATATATTGCCACCAGATCGATCAAAGCCAGTcagccagccgccgccgccgccgcgtcccaATCGAATCACACATGGAGCCGGCCGACAGCGGCTTCTTCTTCACCAACCGCGATGGTCGCTGGGTGTCTTCCTTCATCGTCCCGGCGACAGCCAATTCTCCACTGCCAATATCTAGCGGCGAGACCGATCACGGCGCCGTGACACCGAACTTCTCCGACAAGTCACGACCCGCCTTTGACGATAGCAACCACGGCTTCGTCTTCTACACCTATGAAGGCCGCTGGGTGTGTTCCCTCATCGCCCAGATGATGGCGCCGGCTCCCCTGAAAATATGCAA encodes:
- the LOC127303068 gene encoding small ribosomal subunit protein eS25y, whose amino-acid sequence is MAPKKEKAPPPSSKPAKSGGGKQKKKKWSKGKQKEKVNNAVLFDQATYDKLITEAPKYKQITPSVLSERLRINGSLARRAIKDLVERGLVRVVSIHSSQQIFTRATNT
- the LOC127298439 gene encoding putative germin-like protein 9-2; amino-acid sequence: MASMNLYSLVLLVVALVSTPLAVVAGDPDILTDFVMPMMWGMPMNITGDYFTYTGFGGWELPVTSFTVQKASMVEFPALNGQSVSYAKLRFPPGTVNPTHTHPRASELLLVIEGTLSVGFVDTAGKLYTKDLVAGDMFVFPKGLVHYQSNHGSNLAIALSAFGSANAGTVSVPVTVFGTGIDDAVLAKSFKTDLPTVLKLKAALTPPPKH